In Flavobacterium sp. N1736, the following are encoded in one genomic region:
- a CDS encoding lipopolysaccharide biosynthesis protein, with amino-acid sequence MSAFIKIYLWQILSLISGFATLFIVTPFLATNAYLFGVYSIVTSLSLFLTYADVGFLSAGVKYASECVAREERDEEIKIIAFVTFVLTIFVSIIAIITVVFACYPHVLIKSLSDKFSEHIASVLLLVFALSTPVLILQRSVQIIFNIRLKDYLYQRIFTTANLVKISSAYFFFGNGKYMLIEYFIFTQIIGLIAVIITLYLARKIFNYDLTKYFKSIKFSRTIYNKTRKLAFSSLFVTVSWIIFYEIDLIVIGKFIGPKAIALFSLCLSVTVLFRSLHSIFYNPFIAKFNHYIGKKDFKSFSEAFYKILVLGLPISVFPTLIVVLTIKSFVFSWVGPSYSSMIPIVSVLLIIYIFNFISNPASIAIVAFEKIKSIYIISAIMPIIYWVGIVFSYRYFGLQSFAIFKLLAIIISTVVYSFLAVKLLKIDYQKFLISNIIPVMFVSIILYLLIHYTQEFLPYSKGSFELFKYTLACACYLLFAIVLYFLFSNEFREIIKSFMMNLINMLKAKKG; translated from the coding sequence ATGTCTGCATTTATTAAAATATACCTTTGGCAAATATTATCGTTGATTAGTGGATTTGCCACATTATTTATTGTTACCCCTTTTTTAGCTACAAATGCTTATTTGTTTGGTGTTTACTCAATAGTTACATCACTGTCTTTATTCTTAACATATGCTGATGTTGGTTTTTTAAGTGCAGGTGTAAAATATGCTAGTGAGTGTGTTGCTAGAGAAGAACGTGATGAAGAAATAAAAATAATAGCGTTTGTTACTTTTGTTTTAACCATTTTTGTATCAATAATCGCAATAATTACAGTAGTTTTTGCTTGTTATCCTCATGTTTTAATTAAGAGTTTGTCTGATAAATTTTCAGAGCATATCGCAAGTGTTCTTTTACTTGTATTTGCTTTATCCACGCCTGTTTTAATTTTACAGCGTAGTGTACAAATTATATTTAACATTCGACTAAAAGACTATCTCTATCAGAGAATTTTTACAACAGCAAATCTTGTCAAAATTTCGTCTGCGTATTTTTTTTTTGGGAACGGAAAATATATGCTGATAGAGTACTTTATCTTTACTCAAATAATTGGACTAATAGCTGTAATAATTACATTATACTTAGCACGAAAGATTTTTAATTATGATTTAACTAAATATTTTAAATCTATTAAATTTTCAAGAACGATATATAACAAGACTAGAAAATTAGCGTTCAGTAGTCTTTTTGTTACAGTATCTTGGATTATTTTTTATGAAATTGACCTTATTGTCATTGGGAAGTTTATTGGTCCAAAAGCTATAGCTCTTTTTAGTTTATGTCTGTCAGTAACAGTGCTTTTTAGATCCTTACACTCTATTTTCTATAATCCATTCATTGCTAAGTTCAATCATTATATAGGCAAAAAAGATTTCAAGTCATTTAGTGAAGCTTTTTATAAAATATTAGTCTTGGGATTACCTATCTCAGTATTCCCAACTTTAATTGTCGTTCTTACAATTAAGAGTTTTGTTTTTTCCTGGGTTGGACCAAGTTATAGTTCCATGATACCAATTGTGAGTGTACTATTAATTATATATATATTTAATTTTATTTCTAATCCTGCAAGTATTGCAATAGTAGCATTTGAAAAAATAAAAAGTATTTACATTATAAGTGCAATAATGCCTATAATTTATTGGGTTGGTATTGTTTTTTCTTATAGATATTTTGGATTGCAATCATTTGCGATTTTTAAATTATTAGCAATTATAATATCTACTGTAGTGTATTCATTTTTGGCAGTAAAATTATTAAAAATTGACTATCAGAAATTTCTCATAAGTAATATCATTCCAGTAATGTTTGTTTCAATTATATTATATCTGTTAATTCACTATACACAAGAATTTCTTCCCTATAGCAAAGGTTCTTTCGAACTCTTCAAATATACTCTTGCTTGT
- a CDS encoding N-acetyl sugar amidotransferase produces the protein MRYCTRCLYPENHPLNIVFNEDGVCSGCVVHEEKDELDWNERLNKLKSILTTYKNTSENNYDCIIPVSGARDSFFIVHTVKNVLGMNPLLVTYNKHYNTDTGVRNLAKLRMQFDCDIMTLTVNPESVKKITRASIRKMGSIYWHCLAGQTVYPVQVAVKFKIPLIIWGAHQGVDQVGMFSHLDEVEMTRKYRKEHDLMGIEAEDFIGEFDGITEQDIVQYKYPDDKEIERIGVRGIYLNNYIRWDTKAQHEEMIKLYNYESKEQTRTFDSYNDVDCYNYSDVHDYIKFLKHGYGKITDHVSREIRLRRMTREQGLEMVKKYVTKTPENLDKFLEWIGISLNSFNYLIDQHRNKKMWSRNDNWEWELNNEYLLSENNDINRLEQFEEFSEFVITPTYSSTDNKINYILIGKGISFPIY, from the coding sequence ATGAGATATTGTACGCGTTGTCTATATCCCGAGAATCATCCTTTAAATATTGTATTTAATGAAGATGGTGTGTGCAGTGGATGTGTTGTGCATGAAGAGAAAGATGAATTAGATTGGAATGAGCGTTTAAACAAGCTCAAAAGCATTCTTACTACTTACAAAAATACTTCAGAGAATAATTATGATTGTATAATACCAGTAAGCGGAGCTCGTGATTCATTTTTTATTGTTCATACAGTTAAAAATGTTTTAGGAATGAATCCCCTTCTGGTTACATATAATAAACATTATAATACCGATACAGGAGTTAGAAACTTAGCAAAACTTCGTATGCAGTTTGATTGTGATATCATGACTCTAACAGTTAATCCAGAATCTGTTAAAAAAATAACTAGAGCAAGTATTCGAAAAATGGGAAGTATTTATTGGCATTGCTTAGCAGGACAAACTGTTTATCCTGTTCAGGTAGCTGTAAAATTTAAAATTCCTCTTATTATTTGGGGTGCTCATCAAGGTGTAGATCAAGTTGGTATGTTCTCTCATCTTGATGAAGTAGAAATGACTCGTAAATACAGGAAAGAGCATGATTTGATGGGGATTGAGGCAGAGGATTTCATTGGCGAGTTTGATGGCATTACTGAGCAAGATATTGTTCAATATAAATATCCTGATGACAAAGAAATTGAAAGGATAGGTGTTAGAGGGATTTATCTTAATAATTATATTCGTTGGGATACTAAAGCGCAGCATGAAGAAATGATTAAACTTTATAATTACGAAAGTAAAGAGCAAACAAGAACATTTGATTCATATAATGATGTAGATTGTTACAACTATTCTGATGTTCATGATTACATCAAATTTTTAAAACATGGATATGGAAAAATAACCGATCATGTTTCCAGAGAAATTAGGTTAAGAAGAATGACCAGAGAACAAGGTTTGGAAATGGTAAAGAAATATGTAACGAAGACTCCAGAAAATTTAGATAAATTTCTTGAATGGATTGGGATTTCATTAAATAGTTTTAATTATTTGATAGATCAGCATAGAAATAAAAAAATGTGGTCACGAAATGATAATTGGGAATGGGAATTAAATAATGAATATTTACTCTCTGAAAATAATGATATAAATAGGCTGGAACAATTTGAAGAATTTTCTGAGTTTGTCATTACGCCGACTTATTCTTCTACCGATAATAAAATTAATTATATCCTAATTGGTAAGGGTATTTCTTTTCCTATATATTAA
- the hisF gene encoding imidazole glycerol phosphate synthase subunit HisF: MLKKRIAASLIVKDGIVVQSIGFKKFLPVGKPAIAIEFLNQWGIDEIILLDISATKNNLEPDYEMIKNAALKSHVPLTVGGGIKNVDQMKKLMHCGADKIALNYAALTNKDLISKAAHIFGDQCVVVSIDVIKDNGEYKVFDYINNKILDISVDQIASEFQSLGAGEILINSVDRDGSYLGYDIDLINSVCNVVTVPVICCGGAKNAKDFIKVFEETHVSAASAANFFHFTEHSVNVTKSIVKKDIDIRLETFADYSDSSYDENMRLNKKSDKVLENMLFIRIEKETI; the protein is encoded by the coding sequence GTGCTAAAAAAAAGAATCGCTGCAAGTTTGATCGTAAAAGATGGGATTGTAGTTCAGAGTATCGGTTTTAAAAAGTTTTTGCCTGTAGGTAAACCTGCTATCGCTATTGAATTTTTAAATCAATGGGGCATCGATGAGATTATATTATTAGATATTTCGGCAACAAAAAATAACTTGGAGCCTGATTACGAAATGATAAAAAATGCAGCTTTAAAATCTCACGTTCCATTAACAGTTGGAGGCGGAATTAAAAATGTAGATCAAATGAAAAAGCTAATGCATTGTGGTGCAGATAAAATTGCACTTAATTATGCAGCCTTAACAAATAAAGATCTGATTTCAAAAGCAGCACATATATTTGGTGATCAATGTGTAGTTGTGTCAATAGATGTGATAAAAGACAATGGAGAATATAAAGTATTTGATTATATAAATAACAAAATTTTGGATATTTCGGTTGATCAAATTGCATCTGAGTTTCAAAGCCTTGGTGCGGGAGAAATCCTGATTAATTCTGTTGATCGTGATGGCTCTTATTTGGGATACGATATTGATTTGATTAATTCAGTTTGCAATGTTGTTACTGTTCCGGTAATTTGTTGTGGGGGTGCTAAAAATGCAAAAGATTTTATTAAAGTTTTTGAAGAAACACATGTTTCAGCCGCATCGGCCGCCAATTTTTTTCATTTTACTGAGCATAGTGTAAATGTTACAAAATCAATTGTCAAAAAAGACATAGATATTAGATTAGAAACCTTTGCAGATTATAGCGATTCTAGTTATGATGAAAATATGCGTCTAAATAAAAAATCAGATAAGGTCTTAGAAAATATGTTATTTATTAGAATAGAAAAAGAAACTATATGA
- the hisH gene encoding imidazole glycerol phosphate synthase subunit HisH encodes MSLKQNIVIVDYGVGNTNSVSNAIKYIGYNKLVISDNESVIKNADVLILPGVGAFEEAANNLRARNLDLILNEQVLEKKKPILGICVGMQLMATLSEENGIHKGLNWIEGKVKKLQLPKEFAVPHVGWNDVTVNNVKPLFDRNVDNSNFYFDHSYYYDCDPAYVSAYCDYHIKVTAAIQKDNIFGVQFHPEKSQTNGLKLFRDFFNSI; translated from the coding sequence ATGAGTTTAAAACAAAACATAGTAATAGTTGATTATGGAGTTGGTAATACTAATTCCGTTTCAAATGCAATAAAGTATATTGGGTATAACAAGTTAGTTATATCTGATAATGAATCTGTAATTAAAAACGCTGATGTCCTTATATTGCCTGGTGTTGGTGCGTTTGAAGAAGCAGCGAATAATTTAAGAGCTAGAAATCTTGATCTCATTTTAAACGAACAAGTACTTGAAAAAAAGAAACCTATCTTAGGAATTTGTGTTGGGATGCAATTAATGGCAACATTATCAGAAGAAAATGGCATCCATAAAGGATTAAACTGGATTGAAGGGAAAGTTAAAAAATTACAACTTCCCAAAGAATTTGCTGTTCCGCACGTTGGGTGGAATGATGTAACTGTAAATAATGTTAAACCATTATTTGATAGAAACGTAGATAACTCTAATTTCTATTTTGATCATAGTTATTATTACGATTGTGATCCAGCCTATGTAAGTGCATATTGCGATTACCATATTAAAGTAACTGCTGCAATTCAGAAAGATAATATTTTTGGTGTACAGTTTCATCCGGAAAAAAGCCAGACAAATGGTTTGAAATTATTTAGAGATTTTTTTAACTCAATTTAA
- a CDS encoding N-acetyl sugar amidotransferase produces MKYCKKCLQVDTRPGTKFDDKGICPACNYFESLKTVDWDERRKELDDIVAFGKANAQSGYDCIIGVSGGKDSTRQAFFVKDVLKMNPLLVSLGYPPEQVTQRGVDNVSNMIAHGFDCISINPSPQVWKKLMRKGFFEYTNWAKSTELALFSSVPRLAIAYQIPLIWWGENAALQLGDLNVMGKNGSDGNNLRKMNTLGGGDITWLLNNEIKRQDILQYNYPSEKEMEDANLRITFLGYFWKDWSLLDNGNFSALRGLDIRNESPKDIGDPLGITSLDEDWVGLNQMIKYLKFGFGRISDYVNEDIRLGRMTRNEAIELNKKYDGACSPKYIKSFCDYIDITEKQFWEKVDQSVNKDLFERDGENRWVPKFEVGVGL; encoded by the coding sequence ATGAAATATTGTAAAAAATGTTTGCAAGTAGATACTCGCCCAGGTACAAAATTTGATGACAAGGGTATTTGTCCGGCTTGTAATTATTTTGAAAGCCTTAAAACGGTCGATTGGGATGAAAGGCGCAAGGAATTAGATGATATTGTAGCTTTTGGAAAAGCCAATGCTCAATCGGGTTATGATTGTATTATAGGCGTTAGTGGTGGTAAGGATAGTACACGACAAGCTTTTTTTGTAAAAGATGTATTAAAAATGAATCCACTTCTAGTTAGTCTAGGTTATCCTCCTGAGCAAGTTACACAACGGGGTGTTGACAATGTTTCGAATATGATTGCTCATGGATTTGATTGTATTTCAATTAATCCAAGTCCACAGGTATGGAAAAAATTGATGAGGAAAGGTTTTTTTGAATATACAAACTGGGCAAAATCAACTGAACTTGCTTTATTTAGTAGTGTTCCACGCCTTGCTATCGCTTATCAAATACCCCTAATTTGGTGGGGTGAAAATGCAGCATTACAACTTGGCGATTTAAATGTAATGGGAAAAAATGGCAGTGACGGAAATAATCTTCGTAAAATGAATACTTTAGGAGGAGGAGATATTACATGGCTGCTAAACAATGAAATTAAAAGGCAGGATATCTTACAATATAATTATCCGTCAGAAAAAGAAATGGAAGATGCGAACTTACGTATCACATTTCTTGGATATTTTTGGAAAGATTGGTCATTGTTAGATAATGGTAACTTTTCAGCATTAAGAGGATTAGATATTAGAAATGAGTCGCCAAAAGATATAGGTGACCCACTGGGAATAACTTCTCTGGATGAAGATTGGGTTGGTTTAAACCAAATGATCAAATATTTAAAATTTGGATTTGGACGTATCAGCGATTATGTGAATGAAGACATTCGTTTAGGACGAATGACACGCAACGAAGCTATTGAGTTAAATAAAAAATATGATGGAGCTTGTTCTCCGAAATACATCAAGAGTTTTTGTGATTACATAGATATTACTGAAAAACAATTTTGGGAAAAAGTTGATCAATCAGTGAATAAAGATTTATTTGAAAGGGATGGAGAAAATAGATGGGTTCCGAAATTTGAAGTAGGAGTTGGCTTATGA
- a CDS encoding GNAT family N-acetyltransferase, whose product MNTDFFLEGENIYLRSLNLNDIDGNYSLWLNDSEITAFNSHGRFPMTKEKLSSYIDYSRSSKNDLILAVVDKITLKHIGNISLQNISWLDRNAEIAFLLGDKTFWGKGIMYEAGILLINHGFKTLNLHRIYCGTSSENSGMQKLAVKLKMKKEGLRKEAIFKQGQYYDIVEYGILATEI is encoded by the coding sequence ATGAATACTGATTTTTTTTTAGAAGGAGAAAATATCTATTTGCGATCACTTAACCTAAATGATATAGATGGTAATTATTCTCTATGGTTAAATGACTCAGAAATTACAGCTTTTAATTCTCATGGCAGATTTCCTATGACAAAAGAAAAATTGTCAAGTTATATTGACTATTCAAGGTCATCAAAGAATGATCTAATATTAGCTGTTGTGGATAAAATAACTCTTAAACATATTGGGAATATTAGTCTTCAAAATATAAGCTGGCTAGATAGAAATGCAGAAATCGCATTTTTACTCGGAGATAAAACTTTTTGGGGCAAAGGCATTATGTACGAAGCAGGAATATTATTAATTAATCATGGCTTTAAGACTTTAAACCTTCACAGAATTTATTGTGGGACTTCAAGTGAAAATTCTGGAATGCAAAAATTGGCGGTGAAGTTAAAAATGAAGAAAGAAGGACTTAGAAAAGAAGCGATTTTTAAGCAAGGACAATACTATGATATTGTTGAATACGGAATTTTAGCAACAGAGATATGA
- a CDS encoding CDP-glycerol glycerophosphotransferase family protein, with the protein MFKDKLQGRILVIFSDPGGAKPCLSICESIDALDLLIISDREYVFYNDFKSKVKVVKRSNEIIKYIDEFKPDIVFTGTSYTSDLEKKAIDYSKKKDIFTISFVDHWTSISDRFLTKGGINFPSEIWVLDERAKQIAIEEKIAKSKLFVAGNPYHVWLKNWKPKINRMQFYSNLHLDETKKMILFAPDPLSNVNGIEKFGFDEFVASRKVRECITEADKNFKDTYHFLIKMHPNQSVEKLVEIFEDKNNFTILPLDVDTNQSIYFADIIMGFFSSLLIEANIMNKPIIRFLDNHLNNDPFKGLNIGVEANSENLVSNIIHLDEY; encoded by the coding sequence GTGTTTAAAGATAAACTACAAGGAAGAATACTTGTAATATTTAGTGATCCTGGAGGAGCGAAGCCTTGTTTATCTATTTGTGAAAGCATTGATGCACTAGATCTACTGATCATTTCAGATAGAGAATATGTATTTTATAATGATTTTAAATCTAAAGTTAAAGTAGTAAAACGTAGCAATGAGATTATTAAATATATAGATGAATTTAAACCTGATATAGTATTTACGGGAACATCTTATACCTCAGATTTAGAAAAAAAAGCAATTGATTACTCAAAAAAGAAAGATATTTTTACTATTTCATTTGTTGATCATTGGACTTCAATATCAGATAGATTTTTGACCAAGGGAGGAATAAATTTTCCTAGTGAAATTTGGGTTTTAGATGAAAGAGCAAAACAAATTGCAATAGAAGAAAAAATTGCTAAAAGCAAATTGTTTGTAGCAGGAAATCCATACCATGTCTGGTTAAAAAATTGGAAGCCAAAAATAAATAGAATGCAATTTTATAGCAATTTGCACCTTGATGAAACTAAAAAAATGATTCTATTTGCTCCAGACCCTCTTTCTAATGTTAATGGAATTGAAAAATTTGGTTTTGATGAGTTTGTTGCTTCAAGGAAAGTAAGAGAGTGTATTACAGAAGCCGATAAAAATTTTAAAGACACATATCATTTTTTAATTAAAATGCACCCAAACCAATCTGTAGAAAAGCTTGTAGAAATATTTGAAGACAAGAATAACTTTACTATTTTACCATTAGATGTGGATACGAATCAAAGCATTTATTTTGCGGATATTATTATGGGTTTTTTCTCTTCGTTATTAATAGAAGCAAATATCATGAATAAGCCGATAATAAGATTTTTAGATAATCACCTTAATAATGATCCATTTAAGGGGTTAAATATAGGTGTAGAAGCTAATAGTGAAAATCTAGTAAGTAATATAATACATTTAGATGAATACTGA
- a CDS encoding DegT/DnrJ/EryC1/StrS family aminotransferase, translating into MSKLAINGGKAIRTELFPAYNTIGQQEKDAVMKVLDTGNLSQFLGAYHSDFLGGPTVKAFEAAWAEAFNVKHAVSVNSNTSGLFTAMGAIGIQPGDEVIVSPYSMSASAIAPLLYGGIPVFADIDPITFCISPESIKKCITPRTKAILVVHIFGHPAEMDSIMALAKEHKLFVIEDCAQSPMGKYKGKNVGTIGDLGIFSLNYHKHIHTGEGGVITSNNSELVDRCQMIRNHAENVVGPKEIKDLTNMIGFNYRMTEIECAIGIEQLKKLPSLLEERLKNVAYLNANLRGIQGLELQPEVNDGSVHTYYVHPIKYDKDLIGVGRNTFVNALKAELPSAILRETAPLIGTGYVMPIYLQPIYQQKAAWAFEHHLADKNISYPKGLCPITEQMHFERLFTHEFMRPGMTMGDMNDVVNAFQKVLENINELR; encoded by the coding sequence ATGTCAAAGTTAGCTATAAACGGAGGCAAGGCCATAAGAACAGAGCTGTTTCCAGCATATAATACTATTGGACAACAAGAAAAAGATGCGGTAATGAAAGTCTTAGATACTGGAAATCTTTCGCAGTTTTTAGGTGCATATCATAGCGATTTCTTAGGTGGTCCTACTGTAAAAGCATTTGAGGCAGCTTGGGCAGAAGCTTTTAATGTAAAACATGCAGTATCTGTTAATTCAAACACTTCCGGTTTATTTACAGCTATGGGAGCTATTGGGATTCAACCAGGTGATGAAGTTATTGTTTCCCCGTATTCAATGTCTGCAAGTGCTATTGCACCACTTTTATATGGAGGAATTCCGGTTTTTGCAGATATTGACCCCATTACTTTCTGTATTTCTCCTGAAAGTATTAAAAAGTGTATAACACCTCGTACTAAAGCTATTTTAGTGGTACATATATTTGGACATCCTGCTGAGATGGATTCCATTATGGCTCTTGCAAAAGAACACAAATTATTTGTTATTGAAGATTGTGCTCAATCACCAATGGGTAAATATAAAGGTAAAAATGTAGGAACTATTGGTGATTTAGGTATTTTTAGTTTAAATTATCATAAACACATTCACACAGGTGAAGGTGGAGTAATTACATCTAATAATAGTGAGTTAGTAGATAGATGTCAGATGATAAGAAATCATGCAGAAAATGTTGTAGGACCAAAAGAAATTAAGGACTTGACAAATATGATTGGATTTAATTATCGTATGACAGAAATTGAGTGCGCTATTGGTATAGAACAGTTAAAAAAATTACCGAGCTTATTAGAAGAGAGGTTAAAGAATGTTGCGTATTTAAATGCAAATTTAAGAGGAATACAAGGATTGGAATTACAACCAGAAGTAAATGACGGTTCAGTTCATACTTATTATGTGCATCCAATAAAATATGATAAGGATTTGATTGGAGTAGGCAGAAACACTTTTGTCAATGCATTAAAAGCAGAATTACCATCAGCAATTTTAAGAGAAACAGCACCTTTAATTGGTACAGGTTATGTAATGCCAATTTACTTGCAGCCAATTTATCAACAGAAAGCAGCTTGGGCATTTGAGCATCATTTAGCTGATAAAAATATAAGCTATCCAAAAGGATTATGTCCAATTACAGAACAAATGCACTTTGAAAGACTCTTTACTCATGAGTTTATGCGTCCAGGAATGACAATGGGCGATATGAATGATGTAGTGAATGCTTTTCAAAAAGTTTTGGAGAATATAAATGAATTGAGGTAG
- a CDS encoding Gfo/Idh/MocA family protein: MYKVLVIGCGNIGAQYDINNNEIQTHVKAWCLNELTTVSIFDIDQILVTKVAEHYKCEIVSNISIDTLSKFDIVSICTPTFTHFKILSDALDAGVKTIICEKPISNSIEEMIQLKELYKNSHSKILVNYMRRFQPSFLNLKSFIHSDLRVEKLTNISIRYQRGFVNNCSHAMDLLEFLTNKEIRLDEIKIHNEVFDQFESDATLSLMAFWNNANLNILGLGDVLFSHFEIDLYFKTHKILIKNAGNDIEIYKSEDGSTFLLPLILQEGLSKKDCLKNYMVPVTNHATELIENSKLEDNFINSINLNLKMLNYKNN, encoded by the coding sequence ATGTATAAAGTTTTGGTTATTGGTTGTGGTAATATTGGAGCTCAGTACGACATTAACAATAACGAAATACAAACTCATGTTAAGGCTTGGTGCTTAAATGAATTAACAACTGTTTCGATTTTTGATATTGATCAAATTCTTGTAACTAAAGTTGCTGAACATTATAAGTGTGAAATAGTGAGCAATATTTCGATAGATACTCTCTCCAAATTTGATATTGTAAGTATTTGTACTCCAACTTTTACTCATTTTAAAATTTTGAGTGATGCTTTAGATGCTGGTGTAAAAACAATAATTTGCGAAAAACCAATTTCGAATTCGATTGAAGAAATGATTCAATTAAAGGAGCTCTATAAAAATAGTCATTCGAAGATACTTGTGAATTATATGAGAAGATTTCAACCTAGTTTTTTGAATCTTAAATCATTCATCCATAGCGATTTACGTGTAGAAAAATTAACAAATATTTCTATTAGATATCAAAGAGGCTTTGTTAATAATTGCAGTCATGCAATGGATTTGTTAGAATTTCTCACTAATAAAGAAATTAGACTTGATGAAATTAAAATTCATAACGAAGTTTTTGACCAATTTGAAAGTGATGCTACATTATCATTAATGGCATTTTGGAATAATGCTAACTTGAATATATTAGGGCTTGGGGATGTGTTATTTTCTCATTTTGAAATAGATTTATATTTTAAAACCCACAAAATTTTAATTAAAAATGCAGGAAATGATATTGAAATTTATAAATCGGAAGATGGATCTACGTTTCTTTTGCCCCTTATACTTCAAGAAGGTCTTAGTAAAAAAGATTGCTTAAAAAATTATATGGTACCTGTAACCAATCATGCCACCGAATTGATAGAAAACTCTAAGCTAGAAGATAATTTTATTAACTCAATCAACTTAAATTTAAAAATGTTAAACTACAAAAATAACTAA
- the pseF gene encoding pseudaminic acid cytidylyltransferase — MKNCLAIITARGGSKRIPRKNIKNFLGNPIIKYSIDAALQAGCFTEVMVSTDDEEIATLALSLGAKVPFMRSNENSNDFATTAEVITEVLEMYKKAGQHFDYACCIYPTAPFVTDFKLQHAYKMLIEKNAETVVPVVSFGFPILRSLKMENGLIKMNWPEYISTRSQDLAPAYHDCGQFYFIQTDLFLKNKKLFSDNSVGYEMPESEVQDIDTEEDWKVAEIKYSFLLEKNKGKANV, encoded by the coding sequence ATGAAAAATTGTCTTGCGATAATTACCGCACGTGGAGGAAGTAAAAGAATTCCACGAAAAAATATCAAGAATTTCTTAGGTAATCCTATCATCAAATATTCTATAGACGCAGCATTACAAGCTGGTTGTTTTACCGAAGTAATGGTTTCTACGGATGATGAAGAAATTGCTACGCTGGCACTTTCTTTAGGAGCGAAAGTACCATTTATGAGATCTAATGAAAATTCTAATGATTTTGCTACAACTGCTGAGGTAATTACAGAGGTGTTAGAGATGTATAAAAAAGCTGGTCAACATTTTGATTATGCTTGTTGTATTTACCCTACAGCTCCTTTTGTTACAGACTTTAAATTACAACACGCTTATAAAATGCTAATTGAAAAGAATGCAGAAACAGTCGTTCCAGTTGTAAGTTTTGGTTTTCCAATATTAAGATCCTTAAAAATGGAAAACGGCTTGATTAAGATGAATTGGCCAGAGTATATAAGCACAAGATCACAAGACTTGGCGCCAGCATATCATGATTGCGGACAGTTTTATTTTATACAGACTGATTTATTTCTGAAAAACAAAAAGCTATTTTCTGATAATTCAGTAGGATATGAAATGCCTGAGTCAGAAGTGCAGGATATCGATACCGAAGAAGACTGGAAAGTTGCCGAAATAAAATATTCTTTTCTTTTGGAAAAAAATAAAGGAAAAGCAAATGTATAA